The following proteins are encoded in a genomic region of Gimesia algae:
- a CDS encoding DUF1501 domain-containing protein produces the protein MALEQQANQQSGHAQFCRRTRREFLWEAGGGFASVALTGMMSADGFLNSQALAADGVSQFQNPLAPKDPHFKPKAKSVIFLFMYGGPSHVDTFDHKPKLYGLDGKTVSVKTKGRGGEKNEGRVVGPKWKFKRYGESGQWVSELFPHLATCADDIAFLKSMTADSPIHGSAMLMMNSGRILSGFPSLGSWLNYGLGTENENLPGYVVMLDPTGGPISGAKNWSSGFMPATYQGTTMRSKGAPLIDLRRPEGMSKAVQRELLDALKAENEKHQATRAGNSELAARIASYELAFKMQQHAPEAADLASETRQTQELYGLNNPRTADFGSRCLLARRLVERGVRFIQLYSGGNHNDANWDAHGDLVKNHSFHAGNTDQPIAALIKDLKARGLFDDTIIVWGGEFGRQPTAEYAKGTGRDHNSAGFTMWTAGGGIKGGISVGATDELGAAAVEKPFHVKRLHATILNQMGLDPNRLSYFYGGLDQKLVGVEHTEPIHEII, from the coding sequence ATGGCTTTAGAGCAACAGGCAAATCAGCAGAGCGGACATGCACAATTTTGTCGTCGCACCCGGCGGGAATTTCTGTGGGAAGCCGGTGGTGGCTTTGCGTCAGTCGCTTTAACGGGGATGATGTCAGCGGATGGTTTTTTGAACTCACAGGCGCTCGCCGCTGACGGTGTGAGTCAGTTTCAGAATCCGCTGGCTCCTAAAGATCCTCACTTCAAGCCGAAAGCGAAGAGTGTGATTTTCCTGTTTATGTATGGTGGTCCCAGTCACGTCGATACCTTTGACCATAAACCCAAGCTCTATGGTCTGGACGGCAAGACTGTTTCCGTAAAAACCAAGGGACGTGGTGGTGAAAAGAATGAAGGCCGCGTGGTCGGCCCCAAGTGGAAGTTCAAGCGATATGGAGAATCGGGTCAATGGGTTTCAGAACTGTTCCCTCATCTGGCGACCTGTGCGGACGATATTGCATTTCTGAAATCGATGACTGCAGATTCACCTATCCATGGATCAGCGATGTTGATGATGAACTCCGGGCGCATCCTGAGCGGTTTTCCCAGTCTCGGTTCGTGGCTTAATTATGGTCTGGGAACCGAGAATGAGAATCTGCCAGGTTATGTCGTGATGCTCGATCCGACCGGAGGGCCGATCAGCGGGGCCAAGAACTGGTCGAGCGGGTTTATGCCGGCTACTTATCAGGGAACCACCATGCGTTCAAAAGGGGCACCGTTGATTGATCTGCGTCGTCCAGAAGGCATGTCCAAAGCGGTACAGCGAGAATTACTGGATGCCTTGAAAGCAGAGAATGAAAAACATCAGGCCACCCGAGCCGGTAACTCGGAACTGGCGGCACGCATCGCCAGCTATGAGCTGGCTTTCAAAATGCAGCAGCATGCACCCGAAGCGGCTGATCTGGCTTCTGAAACCAGGCAAACTCAGGAATTGTATGGTCTGAATAATCCCCGTACGGCTGATTTCGGCAGTCGCTGCCTGCTGGCACGCAGACTGGTGGAGCGGGGAGTCCGATTTATTCAGCTCTACTCAGGGGGTAACCATAATGATGCGAACTGGGATGCGCATGGTGACCTAGTGAAAAATCATAGTTTTCATGCGGGAAACACGGATCAGCCCATTGCCGCGTTGATTAAGGATTTAAAAGCCCGTGGACTGTTTGATGATACGATCATTGTCTGGGGCGGAGAATTTGGCAGACAGCCCACTGCGGAATATGCAAAAGGGACCGGACGCGATCACAATTCCGCCGGGTTCACGATGTGGACTGCCGGCGGCGGGATTAAAGGCGGGATCTCAGTCGGCGCGACTGACGAACTGGGGGCGGCAGCGGTGGAGAAACCATTCCATGTGAAACGCCTGCATGCCACGATTCTCAATCAAATGGGCCTCGACCCTAACCGGCTCTCCTACTTCTATGGCGGTCTGGATCAGAAGCTGGTCGGAGTCGAGCATACAGAGCCAATTCACGAGATTATTTAG
- a CDS encoding PSD1 and planctomycete cytochrome C domain-containing protein encodes MSVAETNKIPANQNGKTPVDFTQEIQPLLAKHCYSCHGPDVQEGGLRLDQSELAFKKLESEATAVVPNHPDQSELIARITSIDEGLQMPPEGERLKPEKIEILKNWIQQGAEWKKHWAFQPPQQKTPPETNQRQWVKNPIDAFILAGLEEKGLIPAAPADRVALIRRVYFDLTGLPPTPEEVDQFVKDSSSDAYEKLVDRLLTSPRYGERWARHWLDLVRYADTNSFERDGDKPNAWRFRDYVIQSFNEDKPYSQFIKEQLAGDELDQVTNDTIIATGYYRLGLWDDEPADKLLSYYNELDDIVSTTSQVFLGLTLNCARCHEHKIDPVPHEDYYRFMAFFHGLNSYGTRGDQRSYNQTDITPPELAAKYAKYDQQKNELKKKLHVIEEAAIKKMPGVDQRRSETRERGKLLKEKLAEYLEPEQNQTYQGLKGKLKQLEAERKKLPSRKAALSVRRSQKEPRETFVLLRGNPHVRGDKVEPGFPELFGETEAKIPTPGKDQQTSGRRRVLAEWIADGGNMLTSRVIVNRIWQHHFGRGIVQSPNNFGQLGVPPTHPELLDWLALEFVKVGQRFKPFHKLILMSNTYQMSSQYSEEAAAVDPANDLFWRFNMRRLSAEEVRDSILAVNGRLNLKMYGPGIYPLISQEVLQGQSRPGEGWGDSSEEERARRSIYIYVKRSLVTPLLFNFDFADTDSSCAVRFVTTQPAQALGMVNGHFVNRQAELFADRLIEEAGAEYPSFVTRAIRLAYGREPHAGEVNDGVQLIKRLMEKHFLKEKQALDYFCLTVLNRNEFVYLD; translated from the coding sequence GTGAGTGTAGCTGAAACGAACAAGATCCCCGCCAATCAGAATGGGAAAACGCCCGTTGATTTCACGCAGGAGATTCAGCCCCTGCTGGCCAAGCATTGTTACTCCTGCCATGGTCCTGATGTGCAGGAAGGCGGATTACGCCTGGATCAGAGTGAGCTGGCATTCAAGAAGCTGGAATCTGAGGCGACAGCTGTCGTACCCAATCATCCGGACCAGAGTGAGTTGATCGCGCGAATTACGTCAATAGATGAAGGTTTGCAGATGCCTCCTGAAGGGGAGCGACTCAAGCCGGAGAAAATTGAAATTCTTAAGAACTGGATCCAGCAGGGCGCGGAATGGAAAAAACACTGGGCATTCCAGCCGCCTCAGCAGAAGACTCCGCCTGAAACAAATCAGAGACAATGGGTCAAAAATCCGATTGATGCATTTATATTGGCCGGGCTGGAGGAAAAGGGACTGATTCCTGCTGCTCCCGCTGATCGCGTAGCGTTAATCCGCCGCGTTTATTTTGATCTGACAGGACTGCCACCTACCCCGGAAGAAGTCGATCAGTTTGTGAAAGATTCCTCTTCTGATGCTTACGAGAAATTGGTTGATCGCCTGCTGACTTCTCCCCGGTATGGAGAACGCTGGGCGCGTCATTGGCTGGACCTGGTACGTTATGCTGACACGAACAGTTTCGAGCGGGATGGTGACAAGCCGAATGCCTGGCGTTTTCGTGATTATGTCATCCAATCATTCAATGAAGATAAACCCTACAGTCAGTTTATCAAAGAGCAACTGGCCGGGGATGAACTGGATCAGGTAACGAACGACACGATCATTGCGACAGGTTATTACCGTCTTGGTCTGTGGGATGACGAGCCGGCTGATAAACTATTGAGTTATTACAATGAACTGGATGATATTGTTTCCACAACCAGTCAGGTATTTCTGGGACTGACCTTAAACTGTGCCCGCTGTCACGAACATAAAATCGATCCTGTTCCTCACGAAGACTATTATCGATTTATGGCGTTTTTTCATGGCTTGAATTCCTACGGGACACGTGGGGATCAACGATCCTATAATCAGACGGATATTACCCCCCCAGAACTGGCGGCTAAGTATGCGAAGTATGATCAACAGAAAAACGAGTTGAAGAAAAAACTGCATGTGATCGAAGAGGCAGCGATCAAAAAAATGCCCGGCGTTGATCAGAGACGATCGGAAACCCGTGAACGGGGAAAACTACTGAAAGAAAAACTGGCCGAATATCTGGAACCAGAACAAAATCAGACTTACCAGGGTTTGAAGGGTAAATTAAAGCAGCTGGAAGCAGAACGCAAAAAACTACCGAGCCGAAAAGCGGCTCTCAGCGTCAGGCGGAGTCAGAAAGAGCCCCGTGAAACTTTTGTGCTGCTGCGGGGGAATCCGCATGTGCGTGGCGATAAGGTGGAACCCGGCTTTCCGGAACTCTTTGGAGAAACCGAAGCGAAAATTCCGACGCCTGGTAAGGATCAGCAGACTTCGGGGAGACGTCGGGTACTGGCGGAGTGGATTGCCGATGGAGGGAATATGCTGACATCGCGCGTGATCGTGAATCGGATCTGGCAGCATCATTTTGGCCGGGGAATTGTGCAGTCGCCGAATAACTTCGGACAACTGGGAGTGCCTCCGACGCATCCGGAACTGCTGGACTGGCTGGCTCTGGAATTTGTGAAAGTTGGTCAGCGATTCAAACCATTTCATAAGCTGATTCTCATGTCGAATACGTATCAGATGTCATCTCAGTACTCAGAAGAAGCGGCAGCCGTCGATCCGGCCAATGATCTGTTCTGGCGGTTTAATATGCGGCGTTTGAGCGCAGAAGAAGTTCGCGATTCAATTCTGGCAGTGAATGGTCGTCTGAATCTGAAGATGTATGGTCCTGGTATTTATCCGCTGATTTCTCAAGAAGTGTTACAGGGACAGTCTCGTCCGGGCGAAGGCTGGGGAGATTCATCGGAAGAAGAGCGGGCTCGACGCAGTATCTATATTTATGTCAAACGTTCTCTGGTGACTCCCCTGCTCTTCAACTTTGACTTTGCCGATACCGACAGCAGCTGTGCGGTTCGTTTTGTCACCACACAGCCCGCTCAGGCTCTGGGGATGGTCAATGGTCATTTTGTCAATCGACAGGCGGAACTGTTTGCAGACCGACTCATTGAAGAGGCGGGAGCAGAGTATCCCTCATTTGTAACACGGGCGATTCGCCTGGCGTATGGACGTGAGCCGCATGCAGGTGAAGTGAATGACGGGGTACAACTGATTAAGAGATTGATGGAAAAACATTTCCTGAAAGAAAAACAGGCGCTGGATTATTTCTGTCTGACGGTTTTGAATCGGAATGAGTTCGTCTATCTGGATTAA
- a CDS encoding PQQ-binding-like beta-propeller repeat protein, whose translation MNRLFPPFSGWKFPKCASTRISLCLGVVLFYPCFYLLSGEKQNRLPLLAFLDPPAQKEVPEQSEPDQSISEEREALIHRIYRNRNLQTQFDRAEQKFQEREFTEGALQLEKLLDHQEDYFFWSDDQPRPVNFRARTRQLYSQFSPRSLADYERISGPQANQLLQQARQTNDLRLYELLALRFFPLQAGFESLNYLATHYMEQGNFDFAARYWDLLLESRLQQSRLEPVHLLKAALTYQQSQQHEKTTQILETYGAAKVIVSGRTLSLEQALQRLDTSLTGSSSQKSTGWFVSQGNANRNMSVDASLPYLDPLWSHPIGLTDKDRPLETLRNWETKQFRQNLSTAVVNQPIAVDDLVIYRDFKGIRAVNLDSGKTAWLFQSAGSLSQLIDQLEEHTKSHSTYSQNLPLEKFYNYNSIYGSLSSNGQFVFAIDYLPDTQPSAQINMGLRRSTLHFSLVSQKGNRLVALPLKKKDAAVSQNSVTTDSPAGSETAEMQTRPAWSIEGYYFLGAPLPVGNYIYAIAEHHSQLSILCINPQNGAIHWKQGIAFVNQPIFTDRTRAYMHCPLTSSQGVLVCTTQMDTLVAIDATNGDLLWNYYYGDGDQYRRISQKRYYRPVAFGHPGLSSAPLIDQHRVFYLPTGSPYIHCVDLNTGIPLWEEVHREDAEYVAAVVDETVLIVGSDYCRGRHIEDGRELWHLHVGPVTGKGFLSQKNYLLPIKSGSVLSIHIPTGKESGFTLSSTTQITEILNREFKQKLRKGAEYAHQNLSRQATENTVQHNWYPGNIIAHQGKLISLGLWQIDAFPQAEAMLTSLPQIDHQNLNSPRHQSDQLLKAELELALGNLSSAQHRLETLLSIPTTANVKTRSESLLRELLYAELNQSTQDEFQLLAKLERLATTPQERGRYLSRKSRYLLEQENYHALMDVAEEFKKLDVKFPLAMAGDTDHLVTTKSLVAGLMEKVTAKADRIDRETLDAKITDDQQAALEDGSIPVLQSFLDTYGSWSQAVEVRSRLAARLTEQGQIQQAEFLLMLNRSHPDEQIAANATHELLELWQTAGLPHEAAALLSELDKKYAQVPLDTGITGKQYVNRFDRGSQTWTIFQAMQPLQHEVSHLIIRQSDLGTPPLETQNTYKNYERKFLPPPEISQLLLKSGGQLHVINKHAGQTIGKIEVSDRISYPYHSQNTRVGHFIPLGSKRKIHGVSLLQLDGDISTPLWTKEFDDLNNSQSLFYVGPSGPRVCVFQWDNRLFGLNPATGKVLWERKNIPSKSGFLSDSSKGLIGDQQALVAFSINRTNYNVYSTITGEQIRKGELELNSRSRHVFGRKMFYETTSTTEKRVRLWDPLTDQLLLDEPVSNTGLSTQISETELAILLPPNRLRVLNVETGETIIESIIPDDYLKSLNKFLGFKDQDRYYFNFSYTTPRRRSPQNDFYVSDSFLNVVHLDNDLISIDGKTGQILWSRNLPKRSWIDTSQYQLPFLIFMSKIRTESRTRSYSFLLEVLDARTGDTIGFKDNLLKDTILQLQIDPRFHKIILQGMHSAIEIDFSDKAKSLDGIFDKPL comes from the coding sequence ATGAATCGATTATTTCCTCCATTCTCGGGATGGAAGTTCCCGAAGTGTGCCTCAACCAGGATCTCTCTCTGCCTGGGTGTGGTTCTGTTTTATCCCTGTTTCTATTTACTCTCAGGTGAAAAACAGAACAGGCTACCTCTGCTGGCATTCCTTGACCCGCCAGCTCAAAAGGAAGTACCAGAACAAAGCGAGCCAGATCAGTCGATCTCAGAAGAACGCGAAGCGTTAATTCACCGAATCTACAGGAACCGGAATCTACAGACTCAGTTTGATCGGGCGGAACAGAAATTCCAGGAACGCGAGTTTACAGAAGGAGCACTGCAGCTCGAAAAACTTCTCGATCACCAGGAAGATTACTTCTTCTGGTCTGATGATCAGCCACGTCCCGTGAATTTCCGGGCTCGCACCCGTCAGTTGTACTCACAATTTTCGCCACGCTCACTGGCAGACTACGAACGTATCTCCGGACCTCAGGCAAACCAGTTGCTGCAACAGGCACGTCAGACGAATGATTTGCGGCTGTATGAACTGCTGGCATTACGTTTTTTTCCCCTGCAAGCCGGCTTTGAATCCCTGAACTATTTAGCCACCCATTATATGGAACAAGGGAACTTTGATTTTGCTGCACGCTACTGGGACCTGCTCCTAGAGAGCCGTCTACAACAGTCACGTCTGGAACCGGTTCATTTACTGAAAGCCGCACTGACCTACCAGCAGTCACAACAGCACGAAAAAACCACTCAGATACTGGAAACATACGGGGCAGCAAAGGTCATTGTATCCGGAAGAACGCTCTCTCTGGAACAGGCGCTGCAGAGGCTGGACACATCATTGACTGGCTCCTCATCTCAAAAGTCAACAGGCTGGTTTGTTTCGCAAGGTAATGCCAATCGCAATATGTCAGTCGATGCCAGCCTTCCCTATTTGGATCCGCTCTGGAGCCATCCCATTGGACTGACTGACAAGGACCGTCCACTGGAAACCTTACGAAACTGGGAGACCAAACAGTTTCGTCAAAATCTCTCGACTGCGGTGGTGAATCAGCCCATTGCCGTGGATGATCTGGTTATCTATCGAGATTTCAAGGGAATCCGAGCGGTTAATCTGGATTCCGGCAAAACTGCCTGGCTCTTTCAGAGTGCAGGCAGCCTCAGCCAGTTGATTGATCAGTTGGAGGAACACACAAAGTCTCACTCAACGTATTCCCAGAATCTGCCATTGGAAAAGTTTTATAACTACAACTCGATCTATGGCTCTCTCAGCAGCAATGGTCAATTTGTATTTGCGATTGACTATCTGCCAGATACTCAGCCTTCTGCACAGATCAACATGGGGCTGCGTCGATCGACGTTACATTTTTCTCTGGTCTCCCAGAAGGGGAACCGTCTTGTGGCACTCCCTTTAAAAAAGAAGGATGCTGCAGTCAGCCAGAATTCAGTTACTACAGATTCACCTGCAGGTAGTGAAACGGCTGAGATGCAAACCAGGCCGGCGTGGAGTATTGAAGGCTACTATTTTCTCGGTGCACCATTGCCTGTCGGAAATTATATTTACGCCATTGCCGAACACCACAGTCAACTCTCCATTCTGTGTATCAACCCTCAGAACGGAGCAATTCACTGGAAACAGGGAATTGCTTTCGTCAATCAACCGATTTTCACAGATCGGACTCGCGCCTATATGCATTGCCCGCTGACCAGCAGTCAGGGGGTTCTGGTCTGTACAACTCAGATGGATACCCTGGTTGCCATTGATGCGACCAATGGAGATCTCCTCTGGAACTATTACTATGGCGACGGAGACCAGTACCGCCGCATTTCGCAGAAGCGGTATTACCGGCCTGTCGCCTTTGGTCACCCCGGCCTGTCGAGTGCTCCTTTAATTGATCAGCACCGTGTTTTTTATCTCCCCACTGGTTCCCCTTATATTCATTGCGTCGATTTAAATACCGGAATCCCACTTTGGGAAGAAGTTCACCGGGAAGATGCCGAGTATGTCGCCGCGGTTGTCGATGAAACAGTGCTGATTGTCGGTTCGGACTATTGTCGCGGCCGACACATCGAAGATGGGAGAGAACTCTGGCATCTGCACGTTGGCCCTGTGACCGGCAAAGGATTCCTGTCACAGAAAAACTATCTTCTACCCATAAAATCAGGGAGTGTACTCAGCATTCATATCCCCACGGGAAAAGAATCGGGATTTACTTTAAGTAGTACCACCCAGATCACAGAGATCCTGAACAGGGAGTTCAAGCAAAAACTTAGAAAGGGTGCGGAATACGCCCATCAGAATCTTTCGCGGCAGGCAACTGAAAACACGGTCCAGCACAACTGGTATCCCGGAAATATCATTGCCCACCAAGGCAAATTGATTTCACTGGGGCTCTGGCAGATTGATGCATTCCCCCAGGCTGAAGCCATGTTGACCAGTTTACCTCAAATCGATCACCAGAACCTGAATTCTCCCCGTCATCAGAGTGACCAGCTGCTAAAAGCAGAACTGGAACTGGCGCTGGGCAATTTAAGCAGTGCCCAACACAGGCTGGAAACTCTGCTTTCCATTCCCACAACAGCCAACGTAAAAACACGGTCTGAATCCCTCTTAAGAGAATTGCTTTATGCCGAGCTGAACCAATCCACTCAGGATGAATTTCAGCTACTCGCCAAACTGGAACGACTTGCCACCACCCCGCAGGAACGGGGTCGCTACCTTTCTCGTAAATCCCGGTATCTGCTCGAGCAGGAAAATTACCACGCTCTGATGGATGTCGCCGAGGAATTTAAGAAACTTGATGTCAAGTTCCCCCTCGCGATGGCGGGAGACACCGACCACCTCGTCACTACCAAAAGTCTGGTCGCCGGGCTGATGGAGAAAGTGACTGCGAAAGCAGATCGGATAGACCGCGAAACACTTGACGCAAAAATTACCGATGATCAGCAGGCTGCGCTCGAAGATGGTTCCATTCCTGTATTGCAATCATTCCTCGACACGTACGGCAGTTGGTCGCAGGCAGTCGAAGTCCGCAGCAGACTGGCAGCCCGCCTGACTGAACAGGGTCAAATCCAACAGGCAGAATTCCTGTTGATGCTCAACCGCAGTCATCCCGACGAACAGATCGCAGCGAATGCTACCCACGAACTGCTGGAACTCTGGCAGACGGCAGGGCTGCCTCATGAAGCAGCCGCGTTATTAAGCGAACTTGACAAAAAATATGCTCAAGTCCCCCTCGATACCGGCATCACGGGAAAGCAGTATGTCAACCGCTTTGATCGAGGGTCCCAGACTTGGACCATCTTTCAAGCCATGCAGCCCCTGCAACATGAGGTCTCACACCTGATCATCAGACAAAGTGACCTGGGAACTCCGCCCCTGGAAACCCAAAATACATATAAAAATTATGAACGGAAGTTCCTCCCTCCGCCGGAAATCTCTCAGCTGCTGTTGAAGTCCGGTGGGCAACTGCATGTCATCAATAAACACGCTGGTCAGACGATTGGAAAGATCGAAGTTTCAGATCGCATTTCCTACCCCTATCATTCACAAAACACCCGCGTCGGTCATTTCATTCCTCTCGGCAGTAAGCGTAAGATCCATGGAGTTTCTCTGCTGCAACTGGATGGAGACATCTCCACACCGCTCTGGACAAAGGAATTCGATGACTTAAACAATTCACAATCGCTGTTTTACGTTGGTCCTTCCGGACCCCGTGTCTGTGTGTTCCAGTGGGATAACCGCCTGTTCGGATTAAATCCGGCCACAGGGAAGGTCTTGTGGGAACGCAAGAATATCCCTTCCAAATCAGGCTTCCTCAGTGACTCCAGTAAAGGACTGATCGGTGATCAGCAGGCGCTGGTTGCCTTTAGCATCAATCGCACGAACTACAACGTCTACAGCACGATTACCGGCGAACAGATCCGAAAAGGTGAACTGGAATTAAACAGTCGCTCCCGCCACGTCTTCGGCCGCAAAATGTTTTATGAGACGACATCGACTACTGAAAAACGAGTTCGGCTCTGGGACCCGCTGACAGATCAGCTCCTGCTCGACGAGCCCGTTTCGAATACAGGATTATCGACTCAGATCTCTGAGACAGAACTGGCTATTCTTCTGCCCCCAAATCGATTGCGGGTACTTAATGTAGAAACAGGTGAGACCATCATCGAATCGATCATCCCCGACGACTACCTGAAAAGCCTCAATAAGTTTCTCGGGTTTAAAGATCAGGACCGCTACTACTTCAATTTCTCATACACGACGCCACGCAGGCGATCCCCTCAAAACGATTTTTATGTCAGCGACTCGTTTCTGAATGTGGTGCATCTCGACAATGATTTAATCAGTATCGATGGGAAAACGGGGCAGATCCTCTGGAGTCGCAATCTCCCCAAACGCTCCTGGATTGACACCTCACAATATCAGCTCCCCTTCCTGATCTTCATGAGTAAAATCCGCACTGAATCTCGGACACGCAGCTATTCATTCCTCCTGGAAGTTCTGGATGCCAGAACCGGAGATACGATCGGCTTTAAAGACAATCTCCTGAAAGATACAATCCTGCAGCTGCAGATTGATCCCCGCTTTCATAAAATCATTCTACAGGGAATGCACAGCGCCATCGAAATCGACTTCAGCGATAAAGCGAAGTCTCTGGATGGTATCTTCGATAAGCCACTCTGA